GAATGGCTTGTTGCATATCCAACGCCATGTTTGCAATTGCCTCAGCATGATGATCATTTGCTACAGGTAAACCCGCCACAGCCATATAAGCATCGCCAATGGTTTTGATTTTCTCAATGCCATGTTTTTCGGCTAATTTATCAAAAACAGAAAAAATATTATTTAGTAGATTAAGCAGTTCTAAGGGAGACATTTGAGCCGAAAGCTGCGTAAAGCCGACAATATCAGCAAATAAGATAGTCGCTTCCGTAAATTGTTGTGCTAAACTTCCCTCAAACTGTTTTAATTGGTCAACAATAGGCTTGGGTAAAATGTTGAGCAATAACCGTTCTGACTTTTCTTGTTCTAAGCGTAGGGCTTGTTCCGCTTTTATCCGATCACTAATATCGGATTGGATGCCGACAAAATGAGTTAGGTTATTATGGTCATCATAAATGGGGGAAATTGTCAATTCATTCCAGAATGGTGTTCCGTCTTTCCGGTAATTGAGTAAGGTAACGGTGCAATTTTCTCCGGCTTTAATCGCAGCACGGAGTTGATCAACGGCTGGCTGACTGGTATCTTTTCCTTGCAAGAAACGACAATTATAACCGAGGACTTCAGCGTCAGAGTAACCTGTTATTTCCTCAAAGGCAGGATTAACATAGATAAGCGGCATATCTGGCAAACGCGCATCAGCAATGACAATGCCGACACTACTCGCCGCGATCGCTTGATCGCGTAGCTTAACGGTTTCCTGGACTCCTTTGCGATATGCCTGACTCCCTCGCCAATTGCTTTCGGTGACATCATGGGCAATACCATGGCTTACACTATTTTGATAGGCTCCCAAACGCCAAGACAGCCAACGATAGCTTCCGTCTCGACAACGAAAGCGATTTTTAAGGCATATTGGGGTTTTATTATCCTGGAGAGTGTGACATTGATTCTCCATATCAAAGGTGAATGCCACATCATCAGGATGAACAAACTCTAACCAAGGGCGCGATCGCAGTTCATCTAACGTCCAGCCTAGAGTCTTTTCCCAAACTGAGTTGATTTCTCTAAAATACCCGTTACTGTCACGGATACACAACAACTCAGCAGAAAGATCAAAAAAGGCTTGGAGAGATGCTTCCCCATGGAATAGGTTTGGCTCATTCTCCTCACAAGAAGGATTCATTGGACATGTTCCAGGGAAGATTTACTGTCGGTTTTTGCACCCTCGATCAAAATTTTTTATGCAATTTCAATTATTACATTGACTTGATAAATTGTAGAATCATATCATAGATAGCGCTTTTTCAACATTTTTGCGAAAAAGACGCTAGATATAGTGGGTTTTTGACGTTTAGCGTTTAGATTTTTAATTAACGACTCAATGCGTCTAAAAAGCTCTGTAGCGTAGAGAGAAACCCTGGTTTTTTTGCAGCAGGTGTATCTTCTGAGTCACCGCTACCCGTTACTTTAGCAATAATCAGTTCTAAGGCATCTCCTACAGGTTTTTGCGGTTCTTCAGCAATAAGCTGATAGGCATTTTCCTTTTCCAGCCAGATCTGCCATAGTCCCGGATAAACCCGAAGTAGAGCCGCTCCATCCAGAGGTTGGACGTAGTAACAAGAGGTTAGGGTACTGAGAAACCGTTCACGGAGTTGACGGGCGGCGTAGCCAATACCCACCACTTTCAGATCTTCAAGCTGAGGCGTGAGTAAGACACAGGGGCGATCGCCTGCCAAATTGCAGAGTTTTTCCACTTGACTCACTTCCACCGCCGAAGGGGAAACAATCAAAAACGCCTCATCCTCTGGCTGAATCCTACTTTCGACAGGGGAGCGACTTGTGCCAATGTCTGTCACTTTGAACGGTGTTTCTCCCCAGTCTCGACGGGCAAGTGCCGCCGCCCCAGCATCAGGGAAGAGAACCTTTAGCCCCGAACCATACTGTTCAAAGATCGGGGTAAATTGCCATGCAATGGATTGGGCTTGCAGGGCAATCTCTGGAAACACTAACTCGACTTGCAGGCGAGTGTATCCATCATTGAGGGCGGCTTGTGTCGCTTCGCGAGCTTGAGCGATCGCTTCGTCTAACGTTTGAGGAAGTTCAGCCATCGGTCATTTGTCCTTAGTCCTTTGTCCTTTATCCTTGATTTTTTGTTCGTCGTGTCCTTTCGATTGTAACGAACTATGAATCACAAATGGGAACAGGGAGTCGTTTTGAGTGTTGAAAAAGGCATCAAAAGACGATAGGGGTTTAGTTACCAAACCCCTACCGTCTGAAACGCCTAGCTGCAAGAATCAGAACACAACAGGTCAGCGCTGGGTAATTCACGCGCTGGCTTGTTCCAACACCTGGGAGGAATTTCGGACTAACTGGAGATAAAGATCACTGAGTTGATGCGCCACACCATCCCAGCTAAACTTTTCCTCCACCCGCCATCTTGCCCTTTGACCCAATTGATTGCGCCAGTCGGGGTGAGATAGAATGCGGTCTATTGCCTCAGCAAAAGCCACCTCATCTTTAGGCGGCGCTAGTAATCCGGTTTCTTCGGGTACAACCGTAAATTGCAACCCACCGACATCACTGGCAATAACTGGCGTACTACAAGCCATGGCTTCAATTGCCACCAGACCAAAGGGTTCATAGTGACTGGGAACCACACAGACATCAGCCGCCG
The nucleotide sequence above comes from Coleofasciculus chthonoplastes PCC 7420. Encoded proteins:
- a CDS encoding adenylate/guanylate cyclase domain-containing protein — protein: MNPSCEENEPNLFHGEASLQAFFDLSAELLCIRDSNGYFREINSVWEKTLGWTLDELRSRPWLEFVHPDDVAFTFDMENQCHTLQDNKTPICLKNRFRCRDGSYRWLSWRLGAYQNSVSHGIAHDVTESNWRGSQAYRKGVQETVKLRDQAIAASSVGIVIADARLPDMPLIYVNPAFEEITGYSDAEVLGYNCRFLQGKDTSQPAVDQLRAAIKAGENCTVTLLNYRKDGTPFWNELTISPIYDDHNNLTHFVGIQSDISDRIKAEQALRLEQEKSERLLLNILPKPIVDQLKQFEGSLAQQFTEATILFADIVGFTQLSAQMSPLELLNLLNNIFSVFDKLAEKHGIEKIKTIGDAYMAVAGLPVANDHHAEAIANMALDMQQAIQQFKTPQGEPFQIRIGINTGLVVAGVIGIKKFSYDLWGDAVNVASRMESSGLPGKIQVTAATKERLQDKYVFEKRGAIVVKGKGEMINYWLVGKQE
- a CDS encoding DUF1995 family protein, which codes for MAELPQTLDEAIAQAREATQAALNDGYTRLQVELVFPEIALQAQSIAWQFTPIFEQYGSGLKVLFPDAGAAALARRDWGETPFKVTDIGTSRSPVESRIQPEDEAFLIVSPSAVEVSQVEKLCNLAGDRPCVLLTPQLEDLKVVGIGYAARQLRERFLSTLTSCYYVQPLDGAALLRVYPGLWQIWLEKENAYQLIAEEPQKPVGDALELIIAKVTGSGDSEDTPAAKKPGFLSTLQSFLDALSR